A single window of Pseudarthrobacter defluvii DNA harbors:
- the pcaH gene encoding protocatechuate 3,4-dioxygenase subunit beta, with amino-acid sequence MEDINAELESEELVPPAEPKAAHQPLDKAIESQADLSAEITAIGEAYRRALKDGGQPEIQPRLDYPPYRSSILRHPTKSLQHADPETIELYSPAFGHQDVHALESDLTIQHNGEPLGERIIVTGKVLDGDGRPVAGQLVEIWQANSSGRYIHKRDQHPAPIDPNFTGIGRCITGPDGSYRFITIKPGAYPWKNHLNAWRPAHIHFSLFGTEFTQRIITQMYFPGDQLFPLDPIYQTIVDQDARDRLVATYDHSITEPEWALGYNWDIVLTGPKRTWTENEAFGTAGDSIDEAGE; translated from the coding sequence GTGGAAGACATCAACGCCGAGCTGGAGTCGGAGGAGCTCGTGCCCCCGGCCGAACCGAAGGCTGCCCACCAGCCCCTGGACAAGGCCATCGAGTCGCAGGCAGATCTCAGTGCAGAGATCACCGCCATCGGCGAGGCCTACCGGCGCGCCCTCAAGGACGGCGGCCAGCCGGAGATCCAGCCCCGGCTGGACTACCCGCCGTACCGCAGCAGCATCCTGCGCCACCCCACCAAGAGCCTGCAGCACGCGGACCCGGAAACCATCGAGCTCTACTCGCCGGCGTTCGGACACCAGGACGTGCACGCCCTGGAATCGGACCTGACCATCCAGCACAACGGCGAACCGCTGGGTGAGCGGATCATCGTGACCGGCAAGGTCCTGGACGGCGACGGCCGCCCGGTGGCGGGCCAGCTCGTGGAGATCTGGCAGGCCAACTCCTCCGGCCGCTACATCCACAAGCGTGACCAGCACCCCGCGCCCATCGACCCCAACTTCACCGGCATCGGCCGCTGCATCACCGGCCCGGACGGCTCCTACCGGTTCATCACCATCAAGCCCGGCGCCTACCCGTGGAAGAACCACCTGAACGCCTGGCGGCCGGCGCACATCCACTTCTCACTGTTCGGCACCGAGTTCACCCAGCGGATCATCACCCAGATGTACTTCCCCGGCGACCAGCTGTTCCCGCTGGACCCGATCTACCAGACCATCGTGGACCAGGACGCGCGCGACCGGCTGGTGGCCACCTATGACCACAGCATCACCGAACCCGAATGGGCCCTGGGCTACAACTGGGACATCGTCCTGACCGGTCCCAAGCGGACCTGGACCGAAAACGAGGCGTTTGGTACGGCAGGCGACAGCATTGATGAGGCAGGAGAGTAG
- the pcaG gene encoding protocatechuate 3,4-dioxygenase subunit alpha, giving the protein MSTKLVPTPGQTVGPFYGYALPFEKDNELLPPGFPGSIRLQGTVYDGAGHTIPDAILEIWQPDADGKVVQRTGSLVRDGYTFTGWGRGAVGNSGVYTFTTVDPGPTKPGAAPFISVALFARGLTNRLFTRIYLPEDTEALANDPLLGSLDPERRNTLIARRDPDGGLTWDIRLQGEGETVFLDFQ; this is encoded by the coding sequence ATGAGCACCAAACTGGTACCCACCCCCGGCCAGACCGTGGGCCCGTTCTACGGCTATGCGCTCCCGTTCGAGAAGGACAACGAGCTGCTCCCTCCCGGGTTCCCCGGCTCCATCCGCCTGCAGGGCACGGTCTATGACGGCGCCGGCCACACCATCCCTGACGCCATCCTGGAAATCTGGCAGCCCGATGCGGACGGCAAGGTTGTCCAGCGCACCGGCTCCCTGGTCCGTGACGGCTACACCTTCACCGGCTGGGGCCGCGGCGCCGTGGGCAACTCCGGCGTTTACACCTTCACCACCGTCGACCCCGGCCCCACGAAGCCCGGGGCGGCGCCGTTCATCTCGGTGGCGCTCTTTGCCCGCGGCCTGACCAACCGGCTGTTCACCCGCATCTACCTGCCGGAGGACACCGAGGCCCTGGCCAACGACCCCCTGCTGGGCTCGCTCGATCCGGAGCGCCGCAACACACTCATCGCCCGCCGCGACCCCGACGGCGGCCTCACCTGGGACATCCGCCTCCAGGGTGAGGGCGAGACGGTCTTCCTGGACTTCCAATGA
- a CDS encoding lyase family protein — protein sequence MTHAAALGDLRAFAEEADAGLLSPVSASPLVAALTGDRAVLGAILAVEAGWAAVLQRAGLAPAGSAAVVASAAEAGRYDLAGIALRAQGGGNPVIPVLADLRKNVAALDTAGVGAAKAVHTSLTSQDVLDTALMLLARNTVHAVLADLKRTTAALAALAGQHADTLCVGRSLTQHSLPYTFGLRAAQWFQGVAAAGRQLEVLQFPVQFGGAAGTLAAGTVLTDGSSATPFTLADTLAAQLGLAPAAAPWHTNRLAITSLGHSLASVLDAFGKIAADVAFLSRPEVAELGEPRAAGRGVSSAMPQKQNPVLSVLVRSAALQAPQLAAQLHTAAANFNDERPDGAWHAEWPALRQLLALALGAAGNIRELAEGLRVFPDAMRRNLDLAGPLLLAEGVNAAVAPLLEERDGRSGKQQLQDVVDRTLQAPPAEQAATYRKLLREAVPAAVVPDTRLDGLLDPANYLGQAAEISRRILASFPDFVSPDANGASRG from the coding sequence ATGACCCACGCCGCCGCCCTGGGAGACTTGCGCGCCTTCGCGGAAGAGGCCGACGCCGGCCTGCTCAGTCCCGTCTCGGCCTCGCCTTTGGTGGCGGCGCTGACGGGGGACCGGGCAGTGCTGGGTGCCATCCTCGCCGTCGAAGCCGGCTGGGCTGCCGTGCTGCAACGGGCAGGCCTGGCACCTGCCGGTTCGGCCGCCGTCGTCGCCTCCGCCGCCGAGGCGGGGCGCTACGACCTGGCCGGTATTGCGCTGCGCGCCCAGGGCGGCGGCAACCCGGTGATTCCGGTGCTGGCAGACCTCCGGAAGAACGTCGCCGCGCTGGATACCGCCGGGGTGGGTGCGGCGAAGGCAGTGCACACGTCGCTGACCAGCCAGGACGTGCTGGATACCGCGCTTATGCTGCTGGCCCGCAACACCGTCCACGCGGTGCTCGCCGACCTGAAACGCACGACGGCGGCGCTCGCCGCCTTGGCAGGGCAGCATGCGGACACGCTGTGCGTGGGCAGGAGCCTGACGCAGCATTCGCTCCCTTATACCTTTGGGCTGCGGGCTGCTCAGTGGTTCCAGGGCGTGGCCGCCGCGGGCAGGCAGTTGGAGGTCCTGCAGTTTCCCGTCCAGTTCGGCGGGGCGGCGGGAACCCTCGCGGCCGGAACCGTGCTGACGGACGGCTCGTCCGCCACCCCCTTCACCCTTGCCGACACCCTGGCTGCCCAGTTGGGCCTGGCGCCCGCGGCGGCACCCTGGCACACCAACCGGCTGGCCATCACCTCACTGGGGCACTCGCTGGCTTCCGTGCTGGACGCGTTCGGCAAGATCGCCGCGGATGTGGCGTTCCTGAGCCGGCCCGAGGTGGCGGAACTCGGGGAACCCCGCGCTGCCGGCCGCGGTGTCTCTTCAGCCATGCCGCAGAAGCAGAATCCGGTGCTGTCCGTCCTGGTCCGCAGCGCCGCCCTGCAGGCGCCGCAGCTGGCTGCCCAGCTGCACACGGCCGCCGCCAACTTCAACGACGAACGTCCGGACGGAGCGTGGCACGCCGAGTGGCCCGCCCTGCGCCAGCTGCTGGCCCTGGCACTCGGCGCCGCCGGAAACATCCGCGAACTGGCCGAGGGGCTGCGGGTGTTCCCGGACGCGATGCGCCGCAACCTGGACCTGGCCGGCCCGCTGCTGCTGGCCGAAGGCGTGAACGCCGCCGTCGCTCCACTGCTCGAGGAGCGGGACGGCCGCAGCGGCAAGCAGCAGCTGCAGGACGTGGTGGACCGGACGCTGCAGGCGCCACCGGCGGAACAGGCCGCCACCTACCGCAAGCTGCTCCGCGAAGCCGTCCCCGCCGCCGTCGTCCCTGACACCCGGCTGGACGGGCTCCTGGACCCTGCGAACTACCTGGGCCAGGCGGCGGAGATCTCCCGCCGCATCCTGGCATCCTTTCCCGACTTTGTTTCCCCCGACGCGAATGGAGCTTCCCGTGGCTAA